GGTATAACCATCTTATTGTTTAAAAACCAAAGGCCCACAGACTCTGCCATAATCAAAACAATAAAAGCAATTAACGCATATATAATTACCGTCAAGCTAAAAGTTCGTTTAAGTTTAACTAAATCATTACGTCCTAACTCAAATGAAAAAAATCTTTGTGTAGCAGATGCCATAGTGATACTTAAAAACGAAAACATCTCTACAACTCCACCAACAACATTAAATATACCATAATCTACAACTCCTAACGTTCGCAATACTACCCTAACTGTATATAAAGACACTACCATACTAAGCAGCATCCTAAAATACAGCATAAAGGTATTTTTGGCTATACGTTTATTGTTAGATGTTTCCAATTAGTTAAATGTAGTTATCGGGGACTAATTCATTAAGCATTAAGGCACATTGCTTTATGCGCTATAATATCCTTTATACCATTCCACAAATTCATTTAAGCCATTTTCGATAGTAGTATTTGGCTTATAATTAAAATTGTTTATCAAGTCGTCAACATTTGCCCAGGTAGATGTTACATCACCCGGTTCAATATCCTGGTATTGTAAAACAGCCTGTTTTCCTATGCTGGTTTCTATCTGTTTTATAAAATCCATTAACTCTACCGGCGTGTTGTTGCCGATATTATATATTCTGTAGGGCGCGGTAGACCGCGAGGGATCGGGATTTTTAGCATCCCAATTCTCATCCGGTTCTGCCGGTTTATTCATTACATTAATAATACCGGTAACAATATCATCCACATAGGTAAAATCTCTTTTCATTTTACCATGGTTAAAAACTTTTATCGGCTTACCGTTTAATATGGCATCGGCAAATAAGAAATAGGCCATATCCGGCCGGCCCCACGGGCCGTAAACCGTAAAAAAACGTAAACCGCTAGTTGGTATCTTATATAAATGACTGTAGGTATGGGCCATTAACTCGTTAGCCTTTTTACTTGCAGCGTATAAAGATACCGGATGATCTACATTGTCATGTACTGAAAAAGGCATGTTAGCATTTAAGCCATAAACGCTTGACGAACTTGCATAAACCAAGTGCTTTATTTTGTTATTACGGCTTACCTCTAAAATGTTTAAAAAGCTTACCAGGTTAGATTGCGCATATGCATCGGGGTTGAGGATGGAATATCGTACACCAGCCTGTGCGGCCAAATGCACTATAATATCAAAGCCTTCTTTATGGCAAAGAGACACTAACTCCCCTTTACTTTCCAAGTTCATCCGTATAAAACGATAGTTGTTATACGTAGAACTTATTACTTCGCAATGCCAGTTTACACTTTCTTTATCAATCCCACATTCTGCAAGGCGGGCAAACTTTAATTGCGGGTCGTAGTAGTCGTTAATATTATCTACGCCAACCACCTCGGTATCATTATCTATTAATTTTTTAACTAAATGAAAGCCAATAAAACCAGCCGCACCTGTAACAAGTATCTTCATTATTGTACTGTTATAAAATAGTAAATGAGTACTTAGTACATCTTTAAATTAAAACCTACTCAAAACACCTTTCATTACGCTTCTAAAGGTGGTTTTTTCTTTTGTAGCATACGAGTTGTATGAATTACTATAGCCGCCATAGCCGCCGTAACCATACCCATAGCCATAGCCGCCGTAACCGCCCGAATCCTTATTGATACCGTTAAATACGATAGTAAATTTAGGGAAACGATTAGCTTCGTTAATGCCGTTAACAAACTCTAGTTCGTACTTATGGGTATACCCCTGACGAACCACGTATAAAGATGCATCTGCAACCCTTGATATGATCAGTGCATCTGTTACCAGGTGTATTGGTGGTGAATCTATCACAACATCGTCGTACATCTCTTTCAATTTTTCAATCAACTGGTCTAACCTGTCTTTCTCCAATAACTCTGATGGGTTAGGTTGGATTGGGCCGCAACTTAAAATATCAAGTCCTGGTATTCCAGATGGCTGGATAAGTCTTTTTACATCGTCTGTTAATTCTGCTAAATAATCGCTGATACCAGGGTTATCCGGTGATAAACCGAAGCTTATGGACACCTTTGGTTTACGTAAGTCCATCTCCAAAATTATCGACTTACGACCCGCATACGCCAAGGTCAC
This portion of the Inquilinus sp. KBS0705 genome encodes:
- a CDS encoding NAD-dependent epimerase: MKILVTGAAGFIGFHLVKKLIDNDTEVVGVDNINDYYDPQLKFARLAECGIDKESVNWHCEVISSTYNNYRFIRMNLESKGELVSLCHKEGFDIIVHLAAQAGVRYSILNPDAYAQSNLVSFLNILEVSRNNKIKHLVYASSSSVYGLNANMPFSVHDNVDHPVSLYAASKKANELMAHTYSHLYKIPTSGLRFFTVYGPWGRPDMAYFLFADAILNGKPIKVFNHGKMKRDFTYVDDIVTGIINVMNKPAEPDENWDAKNPDPSRSTAPYRIYNIGNNTPVELMDFIKQIETSIGKQAVLQYQDIEPGDVTSTWANVDDLINNFNYKPNTTIENGLNEFVEWYKGYYSA